A window from Spartinivicinus poritis encodes these proteins:
- a CDS encoding VOC family protein: MRFKGICHVEFSVVNYEESIKFYDRMFGWLGYNSFWTMNLGYCSTYYVARYPFPHSYIGIQPAEKGTILNSQEHSTGIHHIALWAKNKKEVNYFHKNFLLKENVTVTDTPAEYPIYAPGYYAVFFTDPTGIRWELAHLPSIPMPWSILKTMKALKQKGKTNITKEMIRSLPSKHDMSKT, from the coding sequence ATGCGATTCAAAGGCATTTGTCATGTAGAGTTTTCAGTCGTTAACTACGAAGAGTCAATCAAGTTTTATGATCGCATGTTTGGCTGGTTAGGTTATAATAGCTTTTGGACAATGAATCTAGGTTACTGCTCTACTTATTATGTAGCAAGATACCCTTTTCCGCATAGCTATATTGGTATTCAACCTGCCGAAAAGGGTACTATATTAAACTCACAAGAGCATTCTACAGGTATTCACCATATAGCATTATGGGCTAAAAACAAAAAAGAGGTTAATTATTTCCATAAAAATTTTTTACTAAAAGAAAATGTAACAGTAACGGATACTCCTGCTGAATACCCTATTTACGCGCCTGGTTATTATGCTGTTTTCTTTACTGACCCTACTGGAATTCGTTGGGAGCTTGCCCATCTACCGAGTATCCCAATGCCATGGAGTATACTTAAAACTATGAAAGCTTTAAAACAAAAAGGGAAAACCAATATTACAAAAGAAATGATACGATCCTTACCCTCAAAACATGACATGAGTAAAACTTAA
- a CDS encoding aminotransferase class III-fold pyridoxal phosphate-dependent enzyme codes for MKFGFIAHPTSIGLKRYVKMLDMFDRTTKDLHSGYDRQLWSHRNLIPFVDFGQIQSATGSVCEGIVHYLPMTAEEMLQSARTVQQRIFDGIASMELMGSQLVGLGGFTSIIGKRGLETAKQAKLPVTSGNSLTTYSGYKVIVQLIDWLKLKPDNTRIAIVGYPGSICLSLTKLLLKLGCHLDLVHRTRNASKSEILEDIPEKWHDKITVTDKIDDCYQRNLIYATATSSGGVINANKLMPGAIVVDIALPRDVTQLVTPRNDILIIDGGCVTASNQVKFGGESLNLGIKQQLNGCLAETMVLALENRAECFSIGRDLAPEKVIEIGKLAEQHGFFTLPLASYGHRISKEAIEHFRHYHFNRVIDKTHTSPVNTELSSQQHLPVDTRSQTIHRFRSHINPMMADFLQMQHCDRVFERAEKSTLTDTNGTQYLDMVAGYGCLNLGHNPTAVVEAAQQFLQSDTPNFIQYISIPKQTSQLAERLCQITPGKMERVFFSNSGAEAVEAAIKLAKAASNRPQLVYADNSYHGKTLGALSITGREKHCKHFRPLLPGCVSVPFGDIDALRAVLEKRDTAAFIIEPIQGEGGVYVPPSGYLKAAETLCRQTNTLFIVDEIQTGMGRTGKLFACEWENINPDILILSKSLSGGLVPIGATLSTAKIWDAAYGTSGRFLVHTSTFGGGNLAATTGLAAINSIIEQKLFEKADKQGLYLKQGLEKIASKYPFISAIRGQGLMLGIQFKQNFQGAVEACANELATRFPGDWFRTYQFLPDELKGHMSGVIKEMEKSLAEMFCMRFVTKLGNDHHILTFITANSSTVMRIQPPLIITKEEIDHFVKSFGIVCEEMSTFMD; via the coding sequence ATGAAATTTGGATTCATTGCACACCCAACCTCTATCGGCCTTAAACGATATGTTAAAATGCTTGATATGTTCGATAGAACGACAAAAGACTTACACAGTGGTTATGACCGACAACTTTGGAGCCATCGTAACTTAATACCATTTGTTGACTTTGGGCAAATACAATCTGCAACAGGTAGTGTATGTGAAGGTATTGTTCATTATTTACCCATGACTGCTGAAGAAATGCTCCAGTCAGCACGAACTGTTCAACAACGTATTTTTGATGGCATTGCGTCCATGGAATTAATGGGCTCTCAGTTAGTGGGCCTAGGTGGTTTCACTTCTATTATTGGCAAGCGCGGCTTAGAAACAGCAAAGCAAGCAAAGCTTCCTGTAACCAGTGGTAATTCTCTTACGACTTATTCTGGATATAAAGTTATCGTACAACTGATAGATTGGCTAAAGCTAAAGCCAGACAATACCCGAATTGCGATTGTTGGTTATCCTGGATCAATCTGTCTGTCGTTAACCAAACTGCTACTCAAACTAGGATGTCACCTTGATTTAGTTCATAGAACACGTAATGCCAGTAAATCGGAAATTTTAGAAGACATCCCTGAAAAGTGGCATGATAAAATAACGGTAACTGATAAGATTGATGATTGCTATCAACGCAACTTAATTTATGCAACTGCAACTTCATCGGGTGGCGTCATTAATGCAAACAAACTCATGCCAGGTGCAATTGTTGTTGATATTGCTTTACCAAGAGACGTCACACAACTCGTAACACCACGTAACGATATTTTAATTATTGATGGCGGCTGTGTTACAGCATCCAATCAAGTGAAATTTGGTGGTGAGTCATTAAATTTAGGCATTAAACAACAACTTAACGGCTGCTTAGCAGAAACAATGGTACTCGCTTTAGAAAACCGAGCTGAATGCTTTTCTATTGGGCGGGATTTAGCCCCTGAAAAAGTGATTGAAATAGGTAAACTTGCTGAGCAACATGGTTTTTTTACTCTACCGTTAGCATCTTATGGCCATCGCATCAGTAAAGAAGCGATTGAACATTTCCGCCATTACCATTTTAATCGTGTTATCGATAAAACCCATACTAGCCCTGTCAATACAGAACTAAGTTCTCAGCAACATTTACCAGTAGATACTCGATCTCAAACCATACATCGATTTCGAAGCCACATTAATCCGATGATGGCTGACTTTCTGCAAATGCAACACTGTGACCGTGTGTTTGAACGCGCAGAAAAGTCGACACTAACAGACACCAATGGGACTCAATATCTGGATATGGTTGCAGGTTATGGCTGTTTAAATTTAGGCCATAACCCAACAGCTGTTGTAGAGGCTGCTCAACAGTTTTTACAAAGTGATACACCAAACTTTATACAATATATTTCCATCCCGAAACAAACTTCTCAGTTGGCTGAACGCCTATGCCAAATCACTCCAGGAAAAATGGAGCGCGTCTTTTTTAGTAACTCAGGTGCAGAGGCTGTTGAAGCTGCAATTAAACTCGCGAAAGCAGCAAGTAATCGCCCACAGTTGGTATATGCAGACAATAGCTATCATGGTAAAACACTAGGTGCTTTATCGATTACTGGACGAGAAAAACACTGTAAACATTTCAGGCCATTATTACCTGGCTGTGTCAGCGTCCCCTTTGGTGATATTGACGCATTGAGGGCAGTACTTGAAAAAAGAGATACCGCAGCATTCATTATTGAACCGATTCAAGGAGAAGGAGGTGTTTATGTTCCTCCATCAGGTTATTTAAAAGCAGCAGAAACCCTTTGTCGTCAAACTAATACCTTGTTTATAGTAGATGAAATTCAAACCGGTATGGGGCGTACAGGCAAGTTATTTGCTTGTGAGTGGGAAAATATTAATCCAGATATTCTTATTCTTTCTAAGTCACTATCAGGTGGATTAGTGCCTATAGGAGCAACCCTGAGTACTGCAAAAATATGGGATGCCGCGTACGGCACTAGTGGTCGATTTCTAGTTCACACATCGACTTTTGGTGGCGGTAACCTAGCAGCAACAACTGGATTAGCAGCCATTAATTCTATTATTGAGCAAAAATTATTTGAAAAAGCTGATAAGCAGGGATTATATTTAAAACAAGGGCTTGAAAAAATTGCATCCAAATACCCTTTTATATCAGCTATTCGCGGCCAGGGGCTAATGTTAGGTATTCAATTTAAACAAAATTTTCAGGGAGCTGTTGAGGCTTGCGCCAATGAGCTAGCAACTCGCTTTCCCGGAGACTGGTTTCGTACTTACCAGTTTTTGCCTGATGAATTAAAAGGCCATATGTCTGGTGTGATAAAAGAAATGGAAAAATCATTAGCCGAAATGTTTTGTATGCGCTTTGTAACCAAGCTAGGTAATGATCATCACATTCTCACTTTCATTACTGCAAACAGCTCCACTGTGATGAGAATTCAGCCTCCTCTTATCATCACTAAAGAAGAAATTGACCATTTTGTTAAATCATTTGGCATAGTGTGCGAAGAGATGTCAACTTTTATGGATTAG
- a CDS encoding thiamine pyrophosphate-dependent enzyme: MDITIGVVVITESNFFFEAGLSALSDLQGKVIQQVTIDADISYKFIPSSTDSVFQEAKNKAINYLNKRKDNISVKVIQAPSLKRASEKIINLPNITSSAELQIGMVYVDYTKIENNALTPQKLDQELVEFYASLKESQVNSFYSSFTAAAFTNTNHSKIRYQPMQYIECILPTERSVLQTKLLCLWMDFFEMSYANRRIKPTIKDIPHNLLGEQLLNLFSLKAQNNWLFFYFTGSIVSSLIQYVESKIKPMGIPALRGPSEHSLACGAMANWQLYQKPFLIVVTSGMIDEFKGTLANLRDAKAKGIIICAENRANQWFAFQGTISQDEDTRDVLAAYRVPHLYMDNIDNVDNDLLKVAELYDLEQGPVVLLVTQAVLEAVSHIDINFSKKNSHQNKATSISPCQQTLDKVVDIINHGPEKLLWQCGPMNDTELEMTLSIASRAGIALVDSLTYPGVIPKFYNGKRNSNYLGTLSIYGYSPRVYNYLHTNNKLNPPGEQCLFFLKSKIPQIATPFPEGRLERKIDIVQLTNNPNHIAPFTNHGLTMNYLDFLHYVNEHLNVPNTLRIKRYHTINSLIDTPSDVVNKLPTLPMSPNFFFAKLNDLIERLIVEHGYDYTGLYDVGRCGISAIRNVAKTRRGFSGWYGRALMGDALLASVGIAYTCPTNIIAFIGDGAKGVVPDVLPSFIENAIAHPNQMNKNITIFFFQNAGHSVINTYQERILFKRTSRQMRLVNIHFPDWEDDLCGLKIKSQTIETFDNQMLASALLEPQRINLFSVVVSHNNEGDGISLATATGWQRDDPVLKPYQNQSESSLIEV, from the coding sequence ATGGACATTACTATTGGTGTAGTTGTCATTACAGAAAGTAACTTTTTTTTTGAGGCTGGATTAAGTGCATTGAGTGACTTACAGGGTAAAGTTATACAACAAGTCACTATTGATGCTGATATAAGCTACAAATTCATCCCCTCTTCAACTGACTCCGTGTTTCAGGAAGCAAAAAATAAGGCCATTAATTATTTAAACAAGCGCAAAGACAATATTTCAGTTAAAGTTATTCAAGCTCCAAGCTTAAAAAGGGCCTCAGAAAAAATAATTAACCTCCCGAATATAACAAGTAGTGCTGAGCTACAAATTGGCATGGTTTATGTGGATTATACTAAAATAGAAAATAATGCGCTTACACCACAAAAGCTCGACCAAGAGCTTGTAGAGTTTTATGCTTCATTAAAAGAATCTCAGGTCAATTCTTTTTACTCATCTTTTACTGCTGCTGCATTTACAAATACAAATCACAGTAAAATACGCTATCAACCAATGCAATATATTGAGTGTATATTGCCAACAGAGCGGTCTGTATTACAAACCAAGTTGCTTTGTTTATGGATGGACTTTTTTGAAATGAGTTATGCTAATCGCCGTATCAAGCCAACCATAAAAGACATTCCTCACAATTTGCTTGGAGAGCAACTGCTAAATCTATTTTCTCTCAAAGCACAAAATAATTGGTTGTTTTTTTATTTTACTGGCTCAATCGTTTCATCACTCATTCAGTATGTAGAGTCAAAAATTAAACCCATGGGCATTCCAGCGCTAAGAGGCCCTAGTGAACATAGTCTTGCTTGTGGTGCAATGGCTAACTGGCAACTATATCAAAAACCTTTTTTAATCGTAGTTACCAGTGGAATGATTGATGAATTTAAAGGTACTTTAGCCAACTTAAGAGATGCAAAAGCGAAAGGAATTATAATTTGTGCTGAAAATAGAGCAAATCAATGGTTCGCCTTTCAAGGCACTATCTCACAAGATGAAGATACTCGAGATGTACTCGCTGCTTATCGAGTTCCTCATCTCTACATGGATAATATTGATAATGTTGATAATGATCTACTAAAAGTAGCTGAGCTATATGATTTAGAGCAAGGTCCAGTAGTTTTGCTCGTTACACAAGCCGTTCTTGAAGCGGTAAGCCATATCGATATAAATTTTTCTAAAAAAAATAGCCACCAGAATAAAGCTACCAGTATTTCACCTTGTCAACAAACACTTGATAAAGTAGTTGATATTATTAATCATGGTCCAGAAAAGCTTTTATGGCAGTGTGGTCCAATGAATGATACTGAATTAGAAATGACGCTATCTATTGCAAGTAGAGCAGGTATCGCTCTCGTAGATTCTTTAACATATCCTGGCGTGATTCCAAAGTTTTATAATGGAAAAAGAAATTCTAATTACTTAGGCACACTGAGTATTTATGGATATTCGCCTCGAGTGTATAATTATTTACATACCAATAATAAACTCAACCCACCTGGTGAACAGTGTTTATTTTTCTTAAAAAGTAAAATCCCACAAATTGCTACCCCGTTTCCTGAAGGTAGATTAGAACGAAAAATTGATATTGTTCAGTTGACTAATAATCCAAACCATATTGCTCCCTTTACAAATCATGGTTTAACAATGAACTACCTGGATTTTCTCCATTATGTCAATGAACATCTTAACGTACCTAACACATTGCGTATAAAGCGTTATCATACAATAAACTCTTTAATAGATACACCTTCAGATGTTGTCAATAAATTACCTACTTTACCAATGAGCCCAAACTTCTTTTTTGCAAAGCTAAACGATCTTATCGAACGGCTCATTGTTGAGCATGGATACGACTATACAGGCTTATATGACGTAGGTCGGTGTGGCATCTCAGCAATACGCAATGTAGCCAAAACAAGAAGAGGTTTTTCTGGATGGTATGGTCGGGCACTCATGGGAGATGCACTATTAGCATCAGTCGGGATTGCCTATACCTGCCCAACCAATATCATCGCCTTTATTGGGGATGGTGCAAAAGGCGTAGTACCAGATGTATTACCTAGTTTTATAGAAAATGCTATAGCACACCCTAATCAAATGAACAAAAATATTACTATTTTCTTTTTTCAGAATGCAGGCCATTCAGTTATTAATACTTATCAAGAACGTATATTGTTTAAGCGAACTTCACGGCAAATGCGCTTAGTTAATATTCATTTTCCAGATTGGGAAGATGATTTATGTGGACTCAAAATTAAATCCCAAACAATCGAAACATTTGATAATCAAATGTTAGCAAGTGCGTTACTTGAACCTCAGCGTATTAACCTCTTTTCAGTAGTGGTTTCTCATAATAATGAAGGTGATGGTATTAGTTTAGCTACAGCGACTGGTTGGCAAAGAGATGATCCCGTATTAAAACCATACCAAAATCAATCAGAATCCTCATTAATTGAAGTATAG
- a CDS encoding FAD-binding protein has translation MKKKLSRRETIKGVLTAGIIIGFNLQTRSWATTDTLLDHQYHFLANDFPDFEGELLTDNDSLQKAADDFGHIIHLIPRAVLKPASVQDIVKMVRFAMVHQINVTARGQGFSTAGEAQVNAGVVIDMSSLTTVKEITDTSVLVEAGTNWFNLLNHTLPHQLTLPIVTDFLELTVGGTLSVGGLGAQSYQFGTMADNVLQLTAVTGKGELITCSPTHYSSLFHALRSGLGQFGIIVEARMKLTSAPSQVRFYQLYYDDLSLFLSDNKQLLKDKRFSAVQGGAEPNNNGGWKFSLQATKYFEPGSEPDNAQQLNGLNYNIGTEVIQDMPFFAYLNRLAPIVEQLKKIGVWYYPHPWCPLLIPDNQAEPVISDILSNLNPNDMGGGPILFSGYSCEPFNTPLFKIPKDHYFFYFSLMRNAIPPTIEQAEALMQINKAIYEQVVAAGGFQYPVGAIPMTRQDWRRHYRRKWRMVKTLKYRFDPKKILGSSRTIFD, from the coding sequence ATGAAAAAAAAGCTCTCTCGCCGGGAAACAATAAAAGGAGTTCTCACTGCCGGTATTATTATCGGATTTAACTTACAAACTAGAAGTTGGGCAACAACAGATACCCTCCTTGATCATCAGTACCACTTTTTAGCTAATGATTTTCCTGACTTCGAAGGTGAACTACTTACAGATAACGACTCATTACAAAAAGCCGCTGACGATTTTGGTCATATTATTCACCTAATACCAAGAGCCGTACTCAAACCAGCCTCAGTACAAGATATTGTAAAAATGGTGCGGTTTGCAATGGTTCATCAAATCAATGTTACTGCAAGAGGTCAAGGTTTTTCAACCGCAGGAGAAGCACAAGTCAACGCTGGTGTTGTAATAGATATGTCGTCTCTCACCACAGTAAAAGAGATAACCGATACAAGTGTTCTCGTTGAAGCAGGTACAAATTGGTTTAATCTTTTAAATCATACGTTACCTCATCAACTGACCTTACCAATTGTAACTGACTTTCTTGAGTTAACTGTTGGTGGAACATTATCCGTTGGAGGTTTAGGTGCTCAATCCTATCAATTCGGTACAATGGCCGACAATGTACTACAATTAACTGCAGTCACAGGAAAGGGGGAACTAATAACCTGCTCTCCAACTCATTATTCTTCACTATTTCATGCACTAAGATCAGGGTTAGGTCAATTTGGGATTATAGTTGAAGCACGTATGAAACTTACTTCAGCCCCCTCACAAGTAAGATTTTATCAGCTTTATTATGATGATCTATCATTATTCCTCAGTGATAATAAACAACTTTTGAAAGATAAAAGATTTAGTGCTGTTCAAGGGGGAGCAGAACCCAATAATAATGGTGGCTGGAAATTTAGTCTACAAGCAACCAAGTATTTCGAGCCAGGTAGCGAACCCGATAATGCCCAGCAACTCAATGGGCTCAATTATAACATCGGAACTGAAGTTATACAGGACATGCCATTTTTTGCTTATTTAAATCGTTTAGCTCCCATTGTTGAGCAGTTAAAAAAAATAGGTGTATGGTACTACCCTCACCCCTGGTGTCCTTTACTAATTCCAGACAATCAAGCAGAGCCTGTTATTTCTGATATACTGTCGAATTTAAACCCAAATGATATGGGTGGTGGACCAATTCTATTTTCAGGGTATAGCTGTGAGCCATTTAACACACCATTATTCAAAATACCTAAAGACCATTATTTCTTTTATTTTTCATTAATGCGCAATGCCATCCCTCCTACAATAGAGCAAGCAGAGGCATTAATGCAGATAAATAAAGCAATATATGAACAAGTGGTTGCTGCTGGTGGCTTTCAGTACCCAGTTGGAGCAATACCAATGACGAGACAGGATTGGCGAAGACACTACAGGCGTAAATGGAGAATGGTTAAAACATTGAAATACCGATTTGACCCTAAAAAAATATTAGGATCTAGCCGAACTATTTTTGACTAA